One Oreochromis niloticus isolate F11D_XX linkage group LG16, O_niloticus_UMD_NMBU, whole genome shotgun sequence genomic window carries:
- the casp10 gene encoding caspase-8 isoform X2 — MFVLGSLCSSSSSGRLFVMRQAQEMEFQNLLLKVGKALSKDEVKALVFLCTDLLEQKPNKVETASELFSCLMKQDRLSPENPQLLTELLVTIEHHALVRDLCLSPRTTTSLISPYRKLLYSLSEEITDDDLREVKFLLNTMIPRRKLGEHITTLEVFLEMERMDHLSESNLNTLETIVREVCPMLNAEINQFKRWREKESFTMPISPSTNTQDEGLGTYPMTSEKRGICLIVNNYDFSNSSQLNKRNGTEVDQKCLQSVFQWLGFEVENHHDCDANKMLSVFRTLSKRDHRQFDCVVCCVLSHGVEGSVYGVDGSTVKISDLTDPFNGLNCPSLVGKPKLFFIQACQGNREQQAVCIESDSSAYSFCWTDAIKAEEGIPHSADFLLGMATVPFYASFRERTNGSWFIQSLCQNLVQMVPRECDLMSILTKVNADVSQKSDRYGQRKQMPQPAFSLRKKVVFPVPNVPPPSIHKALSN; from the exons atgtttgtgttagGGTCCCTTTGTTCGTCATCGTCGTCGGGTCGTCTGTTTGTCATGCGTCAAGCTCAG GAAATGGAATTCCAAAATTTGTTGCTAAAGGTGGGTAAGGCACTGTCTAAAGATGAAGTGAAAGCCTTAGTCTTTCTTTGCACTGACCTCCTGGAGCAAAAGCCAAACAAGGTGGAAACGGCCAGTGAGCTCTTCTCCTGCCTGATGAAACAAGACCGTCTCTCACCTGAGAACCCACAGCTCCTGACAGAGCTTCTGGTCACTATTGAACATCATGCCCTGGTCCGGGATCTCTGCCTCTCTCCACGTACAACAACGAGCCTCATTTCTCCCTACAG GAAGCTTCTTTACAGCCTCTCTGAAGAAATTACTGATGACGATCTGAGAGAAGTGAAGTTCTTGTTAAACACGATGATCCCACGTAGAAAACTGGGGGAACATATT ACTACACTGGAAGTCTTCCTGGAGATGGAGCGCATGGACCACCTTAGCGAAAGCAATCTAAACACCCTGGAGACCATAGTTAGGGAGGTGTGTCCCATGCTGAATGCTGAGATCAACCAGTTTAAAAGATGGCGAG aaaaggagtCCTTCACCATGCCGATATCTCCATCTACAAACACACAAGATGag GGCTTGGGAACATATCCTATGACGTCTGAAAAGAGGGGTATCTGTTTAATTGTTAACAACTACGACTTCAGTAACTCCAGCCAACTAAATAAACGTAACGGAACTGAAGTGGATCAAA AATGTCTGCAGAGTGTGTTTCAGTGGCTCGGCTTTGAAGTGGAGAACCACCATGACTGTGACGCGAACAAGATGCTCTCTGTGTTCAGGACGCTTAGCAAAAGAGACCACCGTCAGTTTGACTGCGTAGTGTGCTGTGTTCTGAGTCATGGTGTGGAAGGCAGCGTGTACGGTGTGGATGGATCCACTGTCAAGATCAGTGATTTGACTGACCCCTTCAATGGATTAAATTGCCCATCTTTAGTGGGCAAGCCTAAGCTGTTTTTCATCCAGGCCTGCCAGGGAAACAGAGAGCAGCAAGCTGTCTGCATTGAATCTGATAGCTCTGCATACAGCTTTTGTTGGACTGATGCTATAAAGGCTGAAGAGGGTATCCCACATAGTGCAGATTTTCTGCTGGGAATGGCCACAGTTCCTTTTTATGCTTCCTTCAGAGAGAGAACCAATGGCTCCTGGTTTATTCAGTCTTTGTGCCAAAACCTTGTTCAGATGGTGCCCAG GGAGTGTGATCTCATGTCAATCCTGACAAAAGTGAATGCAGATGTTAGCCAGAAGAGTGATCGATATGGTCAAAGAAAGCAGATGCCTCAGCCAGCCTTCTCACTCAGGAAGAAAGTGGTCTTTCCGGTTCCCAACGTCCCTCCTCCATCTATTCACAAAGCATTgtcaaattga
- the casp10 gene encoding caspase-8 isoform X1 produces the protein MFVLGSLCSSSSSGRLFVMRQAQEMEFQNLLLKVGKALSKDEVKALVFLCTDLLEQKPNKVETASELFSCLMKQDRLSPENPQLLTELLVTIEHHALVRDLCLSPRTTTSLISPYRKLLYSLSEEITDDDLREVKFLLNTMIPRRKLGEHITTLEVFLEMERMDHLSESNLNTLETIVREVCPMLNAEINQFKRWRVTCPVMTTDAISTQENKEKESFTMPISPSTNTQDEGLGTYPMTSEKRGICLIVNNYDFSNSSQLNKRNGTEVDQKCLQSVFQWLGFEVENHHDCDANKMLSVFRTLSKRDHRQFDCVVCCVLSHGVEGSVYGVDGSTVKISDLTDPFNGLNCPSLVGKPKLFFIQACQGNREQQAVCIESDSSAYSFCWTDAIKAEEGIPHSADFLLGMATVPFYASFRERTNGSWFIQSLCQNLVQMVPRECDLMSILTKVNADVSQKSDRYGQRKQMPQPAFSLRKKVVFPVPNVPPPSIHKALSN, from the exons atgtttgtgttagGGTCCCTTTGTTCGTCATCGTCGTCGGGTCGTCTGTTTGTCATGCGTCAAGCTCAG GAAATGGAATTCCAAAATTTGTTGCTAAAGGTGGGTAAGGCACTGTCTAAAGATGAAGTGAAAGCCTTAGTCTTTCTTTGCACTGACCTCCTGGAGCAAAAGCCAAACAAGGTGGAAACGGCCAGTGAGCTCTTCTCCTGCCTGATGAAACAAGACCGTCTCTCACCTGAGAACCCACAGCTCCTGACAGAGCTTCTGGTCACTATTGAACATCATGCCCTGGTCCGGGATCTCTGCCTCTCTCCACGTACAACAACGAGCCTCATTTCTCCCTACAG GAAGCTTCTTTACAGCCTCTCTGAAGAAATTACTGATGACGATCTGAGAGAAGTGAAGTTCTTGTTAAACACGATGATCCCACGTAGAAAACTGGGGGAACATATT ACTACACTGGAAGTCTTCCTGGAGATGGAGCGCATGGACCACCTTAGCGAAAGCAATCTAAACACCCTGGAGACCATAGTTAGGGAGGTGTGTCCCATGCTGAATGCTGAGATCAACCAGTTTAAAAGATGGCGAG TCACCTGTCCTGTTATGACAACTGATGCTATATCAActcaagaaaacaaagaaaaggagtCCTTCACCATGCCGATATCTCCATCTACAAACACACAAGATGag GGCTTGGGAACATATCCTATGACGTCTGAAAAGAGGGGTATCTGTTTAATTGTTAACAACTACGACTTCAGTAACTCCAGCCAACTAAATAAACGTAACGGAACTGAAGTGGATCAAA AATGTCTGCAGAGTGTGTTTCAGTGGCTCGGCTTTGAAGTGGAGAACCACCATGACTGTGACGCGAACAAGATGCTCTCTGTGTTCAGGACGCTTAGCAAAAGAGACCACCGTCAGTTTGACTGCGTAGTGTGCTGTGTTCTGAGTCATGGTGTGGAAGGCAGCGTGTACGGTGTGGATGGATCCACTGTCAAGATCAGTGATTTGACTGACCCCTTCAATGGATTAAATTGCCCATCTTTAGTGGGCAAGCCTAAGCTGTTTTTCATCCAGGCCTGCCAGGGAAACAGAGAGCAGCAAGCTGTCTGCATTGAATCTGATAGCTCTGCATACAGCTTTTGTTGGACTGATGCTATAAAGGCTGAAGAGGGTATCCCACATAGTGCAGATTTTCTGCTGGGAATGGCCACAGTTCCTTTTTATGCTTCCTTCAGAGAGAGAACCAATGGCTCCTGGTTTATTCAGTCTTTGTGCCAAAACCTTGTTCAGATGGTGCCCAG GGAGTGTGATCTCATGTCAATCCTGACAAAAGTGAATGCAGATGTTAGCCAGAAGAGTGATCGATATGGTCAAAGAAAGCAGATGCCTCAGCCAGCCTTCTCACTCAGGAAGAAAGTGGTCTTTCCGGTTCCCAACGTCCCTCCTCCATCTATTCACAAAGCATTgtcaaattga
- the casp10 gene encoding caspase-8 isoform X3 produces MEFQNLLLKVGKALSKDEVKALVFLCTDLLEQKPNKVETASELFSCLMKQDRLSPENPQLLTELLVTIEHHALVRDLCLSPRTTTSLISPYRKLLYSLSEEITDDDLREVKFLLNTMIPRRKLGEHITTLEVFLEMERMDHLSESNLNTLETIVREVCPMLNAEINQFKRWRVTCPVMTTDAISTQENKEKESFTMPISPSTNTQDEGLGTYPMTSEKRGICLIVNNYDFSNSSQLNKRNGTEVDQKCLQSVFQWLGFEVENHHDCDANKMLSVFRTLSKRDHRQFDCVVCCVLSHGVEGSVYGVDGSTVKISDLTDPFNGLNCPSLVGKPKLFFIQACQGNREQQAVCIESDSSAYSFCWTDAIKAEEGIPHSADFLLGMATVPFYASFRERTNGSWFIQSLCQNLVQMVPRECDLMSILTKVNADVSQKSDRYGQRKQMPQPAFSLRKKVVFPVPNVPPPSIHKALSN; encoded by the exons ATGGAATTCCAAAATTTGTTGCTAAAGGTGGGTAAGGCACTGTCTAAAGATGAAGTGAAAGCCTTAGTCTTTCTTTGCACTGACCTCCTGGAGCAAAAGCCAAACAAGGTGGAAACGGCCAGTGAGCTCTTCTCCTGCCTGATGAAACAAGACCGTCTCTCACCTGAGAACCCACAGCTCCTGACAGAGCTTCTGGTCACTATTGAACATCATGCCCTGGTCCGGGATCTCTGCCTCTCTCCACGTACAACAACGAGCCTCATTTCTCCCTACAG GAAGCTTCTTTACAGCCTCTCTGAAGAAATTACTGATGACGATCTGAGAGAAGTGAAGTTCTTGTTAAACACGATGATCCCACGTAGAAAACTGGGGGAACATATT ACTACACTGGAAGTCTTCCTGGAGATGGAGCGCATGGACCACCTTAGCGAAAGCAATCTAAACACCCTGGAGACCATAGTTAGGGAGGTGTGTCCCATGCTGAATGCTGAGATCAACCAGTTTAAAAGATGGCGAG TCACCTGTCCTGTTATGACAACTGATGCTATATCAActcaagaaaacaaagaaaaggagtCCTTCACCATGCCGATATCTCCATCTACAAACACACAAGATGag GGCTTGGGAACATATCCTATGACGTCTGAAAAGAGGGGTATCTGTTTAATTGTTAACAACTACGACTTCAGTAACTCCAGCCAACTAAATAAACGTAACGGAACTGAAGTGGATCAAA AATGTCTGCAGAGTGTGTTTCAGTGGCTCGGCTTTGAAGTGGAGAACCACCATGACTGTGACGCGAACAAGATGCTCTCTGTGTTCAGGACGCTTAGCAAAAGAGACCACCGTCAGTTTGACTGCGTAGTGTGCTGTGTTCTGAGTCATGGTGTGGAAGGCAGCGTGTACGGTGTGGATGGATCCACTGTCAAGATCAGTGATTTGACTGACCCCTTCAATGGATTAAATTGCCCATCTTTAGTGGGCAAGCCTAAGCTGTTTTTCATCCAGGCCTGCCAGGGAAACAGAGAGCAGCAAGCTGTCTGCATTGAATCTGATAGCTCTGCATACAGCTTTTGTTGGACTGATGCTATAAAGGCTGAAGAGGGTATCCCACATAGTGCAGATTTTCTGCTGGGAATGGCCACAGTTCCTTTTTATGCTTCCTTCAGAGAGAGAACCAATGGCTCCTGGTTTATTCAGTCTTTGTGCCAAAACCTTGTTCAGATGGTGCCCAG GGAGTGTGATCTCATGTCAATCCTGACAAAAGTGAATGCAGATGTTAGCCAGAAGAGTGATCGATATGGTCAAAGAAAGCAGATGCCTCAGCCAGCCTTCTCACTCAGGAAGAAAGTGGTCTTTCCGGTTCCCAACGTCCCTCCTCCATCTATTCACAAAGCATTgtcaaattga
- the fam237a gene encoding protein FAM237A, translating to MVLVLNNMGVATVFILTCMCAVPLRGQKPGQVDPLKAHRGNPQCWEASSALLLEMRSPRIADTVSAFWDLMESLRASNNSKHTALFWDLAQVFWDIYLDCIVSRSHGLGRRHITAVQSLITDDDGGDNCGTDNQSFVVEQEKTTQNPSDSTAQEQSPTRGSM from the exons ATGGTCCTGGTGCTAAATAACATGGGCGTGGCCACAGTGTTCATACTGACCTGCATGTGCGCCGTGCCACTGCGAGGTCAGAAGCCAGGTCAGGTGGACCCCCTGAAGGCCCATCGGGGCAATCCGCAATGCTGGGAGGCCTCCTCGGCTCTGCTGCTGGAGATGCGCTCTCCGAGGATTGCTGACACAGTGTCTGCCTTCTGGGACCTCATGGAGTCACTCAGGGCTTCAAACAACAGCAAACACACTGCACTGTTCTGGGACCTGGCCCAAGTCTTCTGGGACATCTATCTAGATTGCATTGTGTCCAGGAGTCATGGGCTGGGCCGTCGACACATAACTGCTGTCCAGTCCCTCATTACTGACG ATGATGGGGGAGACAACTGTGGTACAGACAACCAAAGCTTTGTTGTTGAGCAGGAGAAAACCACACAG aaTCCTTCAGATTCAACCGCTCAGGAGCAAAGTCCCACGCGTGGCTCCATGTGA